The proteins below are encoded in one region of Streptomyces cyanogenus:
- a CDS encoding proline dehydrogenase family protein, whose amino-acid sequence MLRRILLSVADHKRVENALRTPAAARAVVQRFVAGETAAQAVAMGSALATGGLGVTYNFLGEYQSDPERIERSCDAFVGFARLLEDRGLGGPQSELSLKLSALGQLHGPDGPARALDRARRICTAALAAGVLVTLDMEDHTTTDSTLEIARELRRDFPLTGVAVQAALRRSPADCADLRAAGARVRLVKGAYREPDSVALRSRADVDRAYVRCLRTLFEGDARPLVATHDPRLIEIGSELARRHGRSPQGFEYQMLFGVRSAEQRRLAAAGHSVRVYLPFGPDWYGYFARRLAERPANTLFFLRALARPV is encoded by the coding sequence ATGTTGCGTCGCATTCTTTTGTCCGTCGCCGACCATAAGCGGGTCGAAAACGCCCTGCGGACGCCGGCGGCCGCGCGTGCGGTGGTCCAGCGGTTCGTCGCCGGCGAGACGGCGGCACAGGCCGTCGCCATGGGCTCGGCCCTGGCCACCGGGGGACTGGGCGTCACCTACAACTTCCTGGGCGAGTACCAGAGCGACCCGGAGCGGATCGAGCGGTCGTGCGACGCGTTCGTCGGCTTCGCGCGGTTGCTGGAGGACAGAGGCCTGGGCGGCCCGCAGAGCGAACTCTCGCTGAAACTGTCGGCCCTGGGGCAGCTGCACGGCCCCGACGGCCCCGCGCGCGCCCTCGACCGCGCGCGCCGCATCTGTACCGCCGCCCTGGCGGCGGGCGTGCTGGTCACCCTGGACATGGAGGACCACACGACCACCGACTCCACGCTGGAGATCGCGCGCGAGCTGCGCCGGGACTTCCCGCTGACCGGTGTGGCGGTGCAGGCCGCGCTGCGTCGCAGCCCGGCCGACTGCGCCGACCTGCGGGCCGCGGGGGCACGGGTACGGCTGGTGAAGGGCGCCTACCGGGAGCCGGACTCGGTGGCCCTGCGATCGCGTGCCGACGTCGACCGGGCATACGTGCGCTGCCTGCGCACGCTCTTCGAGGGCGATGCCCGTCCCCTGGTCGCGACCCACGATCCGCGCCTGATCGAGATCGGCTCCGAGCTGGCCCGGCGGCACGGCAGGAGCCCGCAGGGATTCGAGTACCAGATGCTCTTCGGAGTGCGCAGCGCCGAGCAGCGGCGCCTGGCCGCCGCCGGCCACTCCGTACGGGTCTATCTGCCCTTCGGTCCCGACTGGTACGGCTACTTCGCCCGCCGCCTGGCCGAACGCCCCGCCAACACCCTGTTCTTCCTGCGGGCTCTGGCACGCCCGGTCTGA
- the dapA gene encoding 4-hydroxy-tetrahydrodipicolinate synthase has translation MEGVYLPLVTPFYDGAVDLVSLRRLVEHYRHTGIAGLVMLGTTGESPTIEPDEQKSVVAATLDAVAGELPVYVGVGGNSTRHVASALAAYESMNVAGYLVVTPYYNRPSADGLVEHFRAVAGETERTLIAYNVPYRTGVNLSNDALLELAATVPNIRAVKDATGNIVQSLDLLERAPQDLAVLTGEDPLYFTSLANGAAGGILASAHLATATFVEVADAIAGERLVKGRTAWRSISPLIPALFREANPMPLKYCLWRLGLIRSPECRLPLTRVSEALAAQLDDLVAGLSSPGATHS, from the coding sequence ATGGAAGGCGTATATCTCCCGCTTGTGACACCGTTTTACGACGGTGCCGTCGATCTGGTATCGCTGCGGCGTCTGGTGGAGCACTACCGGCATACGGGTATCGCCGGCCTCGTCATGCTGGGTACCACCGGTGAGAGTCCGACCATCGAACCGGACGAGCAGAAGTCCGTCGTTGCGGCGACCCTGGACGCCGTGGCCGGGGAACTGCCCGTCTATGTCGGCGTCGGCGGCAATTCCACCCGGCACGTGGCGAGCGCTCTCGCCGCGTACGAGTCCATGAACGTGGCCGGCTACCTGGTGGTCACCCCCTACTACAACCGGCCCTCCGCCGACGGGCTGGTGGAGCACTTCCGGGCGGTCGCCGGGGAGACGGAACGCACCCTTATCGCCTACAACGTGCCGTACCGCACCGGTGTGAACCTGTCCAACGACGCTCTCCTGGAGCTGGCTGCGACCGTGCCCAACATCCGCGCGGTGAAGGACGCCACCGGCAACATCGTGCAGAGCCTCGACCTGCTGGAGCGGGCCCCGCAGGATCTGGCCGTGCTCACCGGCGAGGACCCGCTGTACTTCACCAGTCTCGCCAACGGTGCCGCCGGCGGCATCCTGGCCTCCGCGCACCTGGCCACGGCCACCTTCGTCGAGGTCGCCGACGCGATCGCGGGCGAGCGGCTGGTGAAGGGCCGCACGGCTTGGCGCAGCATCAGCCCGCTGATTCCGGCCCTGTTCCGCGAGGCGAACCCGATGCCGCTGAAGTACTGCCTGTGGCGGCTGGGGCTGATCAGATCCCCCGAATGCCGACTGCCTCTGACGCGGGTGTCCGAGGCGCTCGCCGCTCAGCTGGACGACCTGGTGGCCGGGCTGTCGTCTCCCGGCGCGACGCACTCCTGA
- a CDS encoding diaminopimelate decarboxylase, producing the protein MSVQTDSSPGPALEQLKFLSPAEVRHVAETFGTPVFVYDEQRIRDGVALLKDLPSAYGHTIRYSLKASPSAAVIRLFDSLGVHFDASSVWEVIRAVRAGVAPEKILMTAQEADFGSAELPDLIRRGLQFDAGSLQQLTEYGEAFPGTEVSVRINPGFGSGLVRRLTSGGPDSSFGIWHEQVPEVKAIAERYDLTVTRLHVHIGSGHHADVLLPAARRLLEIAKDFGDVRAVDLGGGYRITVMADDPEYDHSEWAEELASDLRLFAEQTGRELHMEMEPGTFLVANAGSIVAKVIDVVTTGDEGRRFVKINAGLTEILRPSYYGSPHPVVAVTREGELPPEGPRSDVAGHCCIAGDVLTTRPGSVEELSPVRLGAVEPGDYLVVERSGGYCASMSMKNFNSYPEAPEVLRRPDGSFTLIRARQTIDQLTANEIIPDDLKTEAV; encoded by the coding sequence ATGTCCGTCCAGACCGACTCGTCCCCGGGCCCCGCCCTGGAGCAGCTCAAGTTCCTGTCCCCGGCAGAGGTCCGCCACGTGGCCGAGACCTTCGGCACCCCGGTCTTCGTCTACGACGAGCAGCGCATCCGCGACGGGGTCGCCCTGCTGAAGGACCTCCCCAGCGCCTACGGACACACGATCCGTTACTCCCTCAAGGCGTCGCCGAGCGCCGCCGTGATCCGGCTCTTCGACAGCCTGGGAGTGCACTTCGACGCCAGCTCCGTGTGGGAGGTCATCCGTGCCGTCCGGGCCGGCGTGGCCCCGGAGAAGATCCTGATGACCGCGCAGGAGGCCGACTTCGGCTCCGCGGAGCTGCCCGACCTGATCCGCCGCGGCCTGCAGTTCGACGCCGGGTCGCTGCAGCAGCTCACCGAGTACGGCGAGGCCTTCCCCGGCACCGAGGTGTCCGTGCGCATCAACCCGGGCTTCGGCTCGGGCCTGGTCCGCCGGCTGACCTCGGGCGGCCCCGACTCCAGCTTCGGCATCTGGCACGAGCAGGTGCCCGAGGTGAAGGCCATCGCCGAGCGCTACGACCTCACGGTCACCCGGCTCCACGTGCACATCGGCTCCGGGCACCACGCCGACGTCCTCCTGCCGGCCGCGCGCCGCCTGCTGGAGATCGCCAAGGACTTCGGGGATGTGCGCGCCGTCGACCTGGGCGGCGGCTACCGCATCACGGTGATGGCGGACGACCCCGAGTACGACCACTCCGAGTGGGCCGAGGAACTCGCCTCCGACCTGCGGCTGTTCGCCGAGCAGACGGGCCGCGAGCTGCACATGGAGATGGAGCCCGGCACCTTCCTCGTCGCGAACGCCGGATCGATCGTCGCCAAGGTCATCGACGTGGTGACCACCGGCGACGAGGGCCGGCGGTTCGTGAAGATCAACGCCGGGCTCACCGAGATCCTCCGGCCCTCCTACTACGGCTCGCCGCACCCGGTGGTGGCCGTGACCCGCGAGGGCGAACTGCCGCCCGAGGGCCCGCGCAGCGACGTGGCCGGCCACTGCTGCATCGCCGGTGACGTGCTGACCACCCGCCCCGGGTCGGTCGAGGAACTCAGCCCGGTGCGGCTGGGCGCGGTGGAGCCGGGCGACTACCTCGTCGTCGAGCGTTCCGGCGGCTACTGCGCCAGCATGTCGATGAAGAACTTCAACTCCTACCCGGAGGCGCCCGAGGTGCTGCGCCGCCCGGACGGCTCCTTCACCCTCATCCGCGCCCGGCAGACCATCGACCAGCTGACGGCGAACGAGATCATCCCCGACGACCTGAAGACGGAGGCGGTGTGA
- a CDS encoding aspartyl/asparaginyl beta-hydroxylase domain-containing protein produces MTTTVRQPGATARLKPTFDGAALAAELDQVRRHAWQRQRVYGDQIGQASKVDWTCLALRSPGGDGDRTDPGGPGPVDFADTPWLERTPQAREVLRSIPAPLRAVRYMALGPGTHSHLHFDTKYGPSWGVARLHVPITTNPDALLHLDGEEHCWQPGEFWFGDFSRNHQVGNDGTEPRVHLVIDCLVVPELAEIFPDSWREFLLEGGAVLNRPATPLPGSPKEWECAFEVPETFTDWEEEDGAFLDPAVPRRRATVHAEEDHLLLTYEGAAPVRLIHLEDGEFRYAGWSEERTVQLHCAGGEVVLRSRVGSTVRTLTLPMLHHLR; encoded by the coding sequence GTGACGACCACCGTCCGGCAGCCGGGCGCCACGGCCCGGCTGAAGCCCACCTTCGACGGGGCCGCCCTCGCCGCCGAGCTCGACCAGGTCCGCCGGCACGCCTGGCAGCGCCAGCGCGTGTACGGCGACCAGATCGGCCAGGCCTCCAAGGTCGACTGGACCTGCCTGGCGCTGCGCAGCCCCGGCGGGGACGGCGATCGCACCGACCCCGGCGGCCCGGGCCCGGTCGACTTCGCCGACACCCCGTGGCTGGAGCGCACCCCGCAGGCCCGGGAGGTGCTGCGCAGCATCCCCGCACCGCTGCGCGCCGTTCGCTACATGGCGCTGGGCCCGGGCACGCACAGCCACCTGCACTTCGACACCAAGTACGGCCCGTCGTGGGGCGTGGCCCGGCTGCACGTGCCCATCACCACCAATCCGGACGCCCTTCTGCACCTCGACGGCGAGGAGCACTGCTGGCAGCCGGGCGAGTTCTGGTTCGGCGACTTCAGCCGCAACCACCAGGTGGGCAACGACGGCACGGAACCCCGGGTCCATCTGGTGATCGACTGCCTGGTGGTGCCGGAGCTGGCGGAGATCTTCCCCGATTCCTGGCGGGAGTTCCTGTTGGAGGGCGGTGCCGTACTGAACCGTCCGGCCACGCCGCTGCCCGGCTCTCCGAAGGAGTGGGAGTGTGCCTTCGAGGTGCCGGAGACCTTCACCGACTGGGAGGAGGAGGACGGGGCGTTCCTCGACCCGGCCGTGCCGCGGCGCCGCGCCACGGTGCACGCGGAGGAGGACCACCTGCTGCTCACCTACGAGGGAGCGGCGCCGGTCCGGCTGATTCACCTGGAGGACGGGGAGTTCCGCTACGCCGGGTGGTCGGAGGAGCGGACGGTACAACTGCACTGCGCGGGCGGTGAAGTTGTACTGCGCAGCAGAGTCGGCAGTACGGTGCGCACTCTGACCCTGCCGATGCTCCACCACCTGAGGTGA
- a CDS encoding GNAT family N-acetyltransferase: protein MNSFVTATGGIAPGSWDRLVGPHMYASSGWLSFCHGDDPGRVGAVHTGSADQPQAVMPVTAVRSMDNSFYQWHEHLTGLGLPSPGGKGLMAGQHRGYHTQLLHAPDLSHDEAAAALLPELRKLAAEPLVRELTEAPAPDPVPCVAMYLDERTVGAFRRAGVTAPPVLLQLEAWIPVPDGGWEGYLESLGYKRSVRVRRDRRRFEEAGYRVEHLTLEECCEEAGYLLACTQHRYGHPADATVLAESFEDQARAMRGRTEVFLARTADGRPIGFCLYYVWGDSLYLRAAGFDYEHLAGAAEYFNVVYYLPLQQASERGVRRMHAGIEAAEAKALRGGRLHGLWLLDLSEDSVLEGRDEQVAAANARTLRGLVGDSKTVAGALADPGLTELL from the coding sequence ATGAACTCCTTCGTCACGGCTACCGGGGGCATAGCCCCCGGTAGCTGGGACCGCCTGGTCGGTCCCCACATGTACGCGTCCTCCGGCTGGCTCTCCTTCTGCCACGGGGACGACCCCGGCCGCGTCGGCGCGGTGCACACCGGCAGTGCGGACCAGCCCCAGGCCGTGATGCCGGTGACGGCCGTCCGCAGCATGGACAACTCCTTCTACCAGTGGCACGAGCACCTGACCGGTCTCGGTCTGCCGAGCCCCGGCGGCAAGGGGCTGATGGCAGGTCAGCACCGCGGCTACCACACGCAGTTGCTGCACGCGCCGGACCTGTCCCACGACGAGGCCGCCGCCGCGCTCCTTCCCGAACTGCGCAAGCTGGCCGCCGAACCGCTGGTCCGGGAGCTCACCGAGGCTCCGGCCCCGGACCCGGTGCCGTGCGTGGCGATGTACCTGGACGAGCGTACGGTCGGGGCGTTCAGGCGGGCCGGCGTGACGGCGCCACCGGTGCTGCTCCAGCTGGAGGCCTGGATCCCCGTGCCCGACGGCGGCTGGGAGGGCTATCTGGAGAGCCTCGGTTACAAGCGTTCCGTCCGGGTGCGCCGCGACCGCCGCCGGTTCGAGGAGGCCGGGTACCGCGTGGAGCACCTGACCCTGGAGGAGTGCTGCGAGGAGGCCGGTTACCTGCTCGCCTGCACCCAGCACCGCTACGGTCACCCGGCCGACGCCACCGTGCTCGCGGAGTCCTTCGAGGACCAGGCCCGCGCGATGCGGGGCCGCACCGAGGTCTTCCTGGCCCGCACCGCCGACGGCCGGCCCATCGGCTTCTGCCTGTACTACGTGTGGGGCGACTCCCTCTACCTGCGCGCCGCCGGATTCGACTACGAGCACCTCGCCGGTGCCGCCGAGTACTTCAACGTCGTCTACTACCTGCCCCTGCAGCAGGCCTCGGAGCGCGGTGTGCGCCGCATGCACGCGGGCATCGAGGCAGCCGAGGCCAAGGCACTGCGGGGCGGGCGGCTGCACGGGCTGTGGCTGCTGGACCTCAGCGAGGACAGCGTCCTTGAGGGACGCGACGAGCAGGTGGCCGCGGCCAACGCGCGCACCCTGCGGGGGCTGGTCGGCGACTCGAAGACGGTGGCGGGCGCCCTCGCGGACCCCGGCCTGACGGAGCTTCTGTGA
- a CDS encoding MFS transporter has translation MSGGAGRVLTGRFLRFWLIQICAQVGAKVALLFLPMLAISGYAVSPAVLGFLNALQYFPVLAVALLFGGAFDRWDRRTCFAAAYLGNSAALLLVPLYGDGAHRVLVLVGVCTVMGCLVAFADMCAQTVPPDLVPPERLVAANGRLEFVYSMCLVGAPGAAGLLYDRFGSGPGLGVISALCLVAGLLSLTLRFPRRPVPKTGEKSRVWAATLSGMGFLLRHPILRVTTVQAGLFNFLEQAVLTIYLLLAVRIWGLSPGSVGMTITVGGVGTVLGAVVAGGRGGRMSTVRALVAGMGLASLTPMLLVFATGPRLVLMTMASAAFLIYGFGMTLYNVHAVSLRQILTPPDRLGSVSAAYRFFAFGPIGLGALLGGWAGGFLGLRASMTTFVALLAVSFAVFAVTVLRLRAEIAGVLPNEYAADPAGTTDEAADSAPV, from the coding sequence GTGAGCGGGGGCGCGGGGCGCGTCCTGACCGGCCGCTTCCTCAGGTTCTGGCTGATCCAGATCTGCGCGCAGGTCGGTGCCAAGGTGGCGCTGCTGTTCCTGCCGATGCTCGCCATCAGCGGCTACGCGGTCAGCCCGGCGGTGCTGGGCTTCCTCAACGCCCTCCAGTACTTCCCCGTCCTTGCGGTGGCCCTGCTCTTCGGCGGCGCCTTCGACCGCTGGGACCGCCGTACCTGTTTCGCCGCCGCCTACCTGGGCAACAGCGCGGCGCTGCTGCTGGTGCCGCTCTACGGCGACGGCGCGCACCGCGTCCTGGTGCTGGTCGGGGTGTGCACCGTCATGGGCTGCCTGGTGGCGTTCGCGGACATGTGCGCGCAGACGGTACCGCCGGACCTGGTGCCGCCGGAGCGACTCGTCGCGGCGAACGGCCGGCTGGAGTTCGTCTACTCCATGTGCCTGGTCGGCGCACCGGGCGCCGCGGGCCTGCTCTACGACCGCTTCGGCTCCGGCCCCGGGCTGGGGGTGATCAGCGCGCTCTGTCTGGTGGCCGGCCTGCTGAGCCTGACCTTGCGCTTTCCCCGCCGCCCTGTGCCGAAGACCGGGGAGAAGTCGCGTGTGTGGGCCGCGACGCTCTCCGGCATGGGTTTTCTGCTGCGCCACCCGATCCTGCGGGTGACGACCGTGCAGGCCGGCCTGTTCAACTTCCTCGAACAGGCGGTCCTGACGATCTATCTGCTGCTCGCCGTGCGGATCTGGGGGCTGTCCCCCGGTTCGGTCGGCATGACGATCACCGTGGGCGGCGTGGGCACCGTGCTCGGAGCCGTGGTGGCCGGAGGCCGTGGCGGCCGGATGTCCACCGTGCGGGCTCTGGTGGCCGGCATGGGGCTGGCCTCCCTGACCCCGATGCTGCTCGTGTTCGCCACGGGTCCCCGCCTCGTGCTGATGACGATGGCGAGCGCGGCGTTCCTGATCTACGGCTTCGGAATGACGCTGTACAACGTGCACGCCGTCTCACTGCGCCAGATCCTCACCCCGCCCGACCGGCTCGGCAGCGTCTCGGCCGCCTACCGCTTCTTCGCGTTCGGGCCGATCGGACTCGGCGCTCTCCTCGGCGGATGGGCGGGCGGCTTCCTGGGCCTGCGCGCCTCCATGACCACCTTCGTCGCGCTGCTCGCCGTCAGCTTCGCCGTCTTCGCCGTCACGGTGCTGCGCCTGCGCGCCGAGATCGCCGGGGTGCTGCCGAACGAGTACGCCGCCGACCCGGCCGGTACCACGGACGAGGCTGCGGACTCCGCCCCGGTCTGA
- a CDS encoding ATP-grasp domain-containing protein, with protein sequence MHSDNRTQPAVHRPAVIVMSDLVVLARQTRLIEEIVSRELVPLVLVGPDTAMDRLRAHMADPAHPLSLMNEVVQVPDPSVDTVLCAVQDWVREYDVKASICCGEVFVDPAGALGELLRLPGPGGWASRVCRDKIMQRTALDSFGPRWRAVAPAERSHAEPPCYPAVVKPAGRMYSSGVRRVDDVEELRAALTQYGPGESVLLEELVEGPEFSVEALVHEGEVLWSGITAKRTNEDGGRFFTEMGHTSPAPGLAPAEEEALLSANAGVLSRLGLRSGITHAEFRLSRGRAVLMEVAARLPGDAITMLWHLATGAPMEPAIVDLALGIKPDYPQPSRRAAQRYLDHDSGTLADVAVDAEGTEVSWIQRDGRWPGAEATDAGAPGRCTAVLMAREAGAVLGEQMDSGARSVSVVGDAPLDADIDALSRRWASAVRVTTRRTDAATQAR encoded by the coding sequence ATGCACTCCGACAACCGTACGCAGCCGGCGGTCCACAGGCCCGCGGTGATCGTGATGAGCGACCTGGTCGTCCTCGCGCGGCAGACCCGGCTGATCGAGGAGATCGTCTCCCGGGAGCTCGTACCGCTGGTCCTCGTCGGGCCGGACACTGCGATGGACCGGCTGCGCGCCCACATGGCCGACCCCGCCCACCCGTTGTCGCTGATGAACGAGGTGGTCCAGGTCCCCGACCCCTCGGTGGACACGGTGCTCTGCGCGGTGCAGGACTGGGTGCGGGAGTACGACGTCAAGGCGTCGATCTGCTGCGGCGAGGTCTTCGTGGACCCGGCGGGTGCCCTGGGCGAGCTGCTCCGTCTGCCCGGCCCGGGCGGCTGGGCGTCCCGCGTCTGCCGGGACAAGATCATGCAGCGGACGGCACTGGACTCCTTCGGCCCGCGCTGGCGCGCTGTCGCCCCGGCCGAACGCTCCCACGCGGAGCCTCCCTGCTATCCGGCCGTCGTGAAGCCGGCCGGCCGCATGTACAGCTCGGGCGTGCGCCGGGTCGACGACGTCGAGGAACTGCGCGCCGCCCTCACGCAGTACGGCCCCGGGGAGTCCGTCCTGCTCGAAGAGCTGGTGGAGGGACCGGAGTTCTCGGTGGAGGCCCTGGTCCACGAGGGGGAGGTGCTGTGGTCCGGCATCACCGCCAAGCGCACCAACGAGGACGGTGGCCGTTTCTTCACCGAGATGGGCCACACCAGCCCGGCCCCCGGCCTCGCACCTGCCGAGGAGGAGGCCCTGCTGTCGGCGAACGCGGGGGTGCTGTCGAGGCTCGGTCTGCGCAGCGGGATCACGCACGCCGAGTTCCGGCTGTCGCGTGGCCGGGCCGTCCTCATGGAGGTCGCCGCACGGCTGCCCGGCGACGCGATCACCATGCTGTGGCACCTGGCGACCGGTGCCCCGATGGAACCGGCGATCGTCGACCTGGCCCTGGGCATCAAACCCGACTACCCGCAGCCCAGCCGCCGAGCCGCCCAGCGCTATCTCGACCACGACAGCGGCACGCTGGCCGATGTCGCCGTCGACGCAGAGGGCACCGAGGTCTCGTGGATCCAGCGCGACGGCCGGTGGCCCGGTGCCGAGGCCACCGACGCGGGGGCCCCGGGTCGCTGCACGGCCGTGCTGATGGCCCGCGAGGCGGGTGCGGTGCTGGGCGAGCAGATGGACTCCGGGGCCCGGTCGGTCTCCGTCGTGGGCGACGCTCCGCTCGACGCCGACATCGACGCCCTGAGCCGCCGGTGGGCGTCCGCGGTGCGCGTCACGACCCGCCGCACGGACGCGGCGACGCAGGCGCGATGA
- a CDS encoding helix-turn-helix transcriptional regulator gives MESRIDSDEVSRPSVQPQTLALGQEAEVRRLIERTATALRDMAGEFEHLGDSLGRTPPPPQPDVASYTLEYLTEPEKIAEALSDAAAVAVTEILSTHPGPVPPDAELAAELKRTRHARARDVVVRSVYGECYFKSPNGAKHLRSLTGLGVQVRLLGSVPLRLIVSDGLTMFSGPEDDGLAVLRPELITRAARRVLEYWWVTATPLDDLVDRLRESPTPQEQAILRLMSAGVRDEVIAREIGVSIRTLRRTLAAVMDKLGAENRFQAGIKAVARGWL, from the coding sequence ATGGAGTCGCGAATCGACTCGGACGAGGTCTCTCGGCCCTCGGTCCAGCCGCAGACCCTGGCGCTGGGACAGGAGGCCGAGGTGCGCCGCCTCATCGAGCGCACCGCGACGGCGCTGCGCGACATGGCCGGTGAGTTCGAGCATCTCGGCGACTCCCTCGGCCGTACGCCGCCCCCACCGCAACCCGACGTGGCGTCGTACACCCTGGAGTACCTGACCGAGCCCGAGAAGATCGCGGAGGCGTTGTCGGACGCCGCCGCCGTCGCCGTGACCGAGATCCTGAGCACCCATCCCGGACCGGTTCCCCCGGACGCCGAACTCGCCGCGGAGCTGAAGCGTACGCGACACGCACGCGCGCGGGACGTGGTCGTGCGCAGCGTCTACGGCGAGTGCTACTTCAAGTCGCCCAACGGGGCCAAGCATCTGCGCAGCCTGACCGGGCTCGGAGTGCAGGTGAGACTGCTCGGCTCGGTCCCGCTCCGGCTGATCGTGAGTGACGGCCTGACCATGTTCTCGGGACCGGAGGACGACGGCCTGGCCGTTCTGCGCCCCGAACTCATCACCAGGGCCGCGCGCCGGGTTCTGGAGTACTGGTGGGTCACCGCGACGCCGCTGGACGACCTCGTCGACCGGCTGCGGGAGAGCCCCACGCCGCAGGAGCAGGCGATCCTGCGGCTGATGTCGGCCGGGGTCCGCGACGAGGTGATCGCCCGGGAGATCGGGGTGTCGATCCGCACACTGCGCAGGACGCTCGCGGCGGTCATGGACAAACTGGGTGCCGAGAACCGTTTCCAGGCGGGCATCAAGGCGGTGGCGAGGGGCTGGTTGTAG
- a CDS encoding LmbU family transcriptional regulator, with amino-acid sequence MGKSATLTDVRKVPPLPLNNQALTRRTGLSLPPDFSLTEWKRFGKHLFLISDSSCWWLGDWLVYGQEKYPDRYRQAMDETGLDYKTLRNYAWIARRFALSERHPKVSFQHHAEVASLDPAARAMWLERAAREGWSRNMLRQQVRQALTRPAEERKQHVHLQVRVSSEQENKWATAAERQGRNLAEWIILCLDQAAELEVAPGG; translated from the coding sequence ATGGGGAAATCAGCCACCCTGACCGATGTCCGCAAGGTGCCCCCACTGCCGCTCAACAATCAGGCGCTCACGCGCCGCACCGGCCTCTCCCTGCCACCGGACTTCTCGCTGACCGAATGGAAACGGTTCGGCAAGCACCTCTTCTTGATATCGGACTCGTCCTGCTGGTGGCTCGGAGACTGGCTGGTTTACGGACAGGAGAAGTATCCCGACCGGTACCGCCAGGCAATGGACGAAACGGGCCTCGACTACAAGACTCTGCGTAATTACGCCTGGATAGCAAGGCGTTTCGCATTGTCCGAACGGCACCCGAAGGTCAGTTTCCAGCACCACGCGGAGGTCGCCTCGCTGGATCCTGCGGCACGCGCAATGTGGCTGGAACGCGCCGCTCGGGAGGGCTGGTCCCGCAACATGCTCCGCCAGCAGGTGCGTCAGGCCCTCACCCGCCCGGCGGAGGAACGCAAGCAGCACGTGCACCTCCAGGTGCGCGTCAGCAGCGAGCAGGAAAACAAGTGGGCGACCGCCGCCGAACGCCAGGGCCGGAATCTGGCCGAGTGGATCATCCTCTGTCTCGACCAGGCAGCGGAACTGGAGGTCGCGCCCGGAGGCTGA
- a CDS encoding DMT family transporter — MKLNRTLCALAVTVGLWATAFPAIRVALDGYTPAQLSLLRLAVASAALAAVLPWVKVRPPAARDLPLVLLVGATGMSAYQLLLNWGELHVPAGTAALIVAVVPAVSALLAAAFLGERLGPAGVLGSLVALAGTVLIATTAGETRYTVAAWTVLAAAVAQAVYHFAIKPLLRRYSGLEVATHAMWAGTALLLPLGPATAHAVADAPAGATLAALYLGVLPSAAGFVIWGYAVARLTVTAATAALYLVPVTALVVAYVWLGERPGPVQLLGGLVTLAGVALVNRRPGGPAPSSDRPAGAVSEGAGNTAPKQGTAGSPRG; from the coding sequence GTGAAGCTCAACCGGACCCTGTGCGCGCTGGCTGTCACCGTCGGGTTGTGGGCGACCGCTTTCCCCGCGATCCGTGTGGCTCTGGACGGCTATACGCCGGCTCAGCTCTCCCTGCTGCGTCTGGCGGTCGCCTCCGCCGCCCTCGCGGCCGTGCTCCCGTGGGTGAAGGTGCGCCCGCCCGCGGCGCGGGACCTCCCGCTCGTTCTCCTCGTGGGAGCAACGGGGATGAGTGCCTATCAGCTGCTGCTGAACTGGGGTGAGCTGCACGTGCCCGCCGGCACGGCCGCCCTGATCGTGGCCGTCGTCCCGGCGGTCAGTGCCCTGCTGGCCGCGGCCTTTCTCGGCGAGCGGCTCGGCCCGGCCGGGGTCCTGGGCTCGCTCGTCGCCCTGGCCGGGACGGTCCTCATCGCGACGACGGCCGGCGAGACCCGCTACACCGTGGCCGCCTGGACCGTCCTCGCGGCCGCGGTGGCGCAAGCCGTGTATCACTTCGCGATCAAGCCCCTGCTGCGTCGCTACAGCGGCCTGGAGGTCGCCACCCACGCCATGTGGGCAGGTACGGCGCTGCTGTTGCCGCTCGGCCCCGCCACGGCGCACGCCGTGGCGGACGCCCCGGCCGGCGCCACCCTGGCCGCCCTCTACCTCGGCGTCCTGCCGTCGGCGGCCGGGTTCGTGATCTGGGGGTACGCCGTGGCCCGGCTCACGGTCACCGCCGCCACCGCGGCGCTGTACCTGGTGCCGGTGACCGCTCTCGTGGTGGCGTACGTGTGGCTCGGCGAAAGGCCCGGTCCCGTCCAGCTCCTCGGCGGCCTGGTCACCCTGGCCGGCGTCGCACTGGTCAACCGGCGTCCGGGCGGGCCCGCACCGAGCAGTGACCGGCCGGCCGGGGCAGTGAGCGAGGGTGCCGGGAACACGGCGCCGAAGCAGGGTACGGCCGGCTCGCCGCGTGGCTGA